The Methanobacterium sp. BAmetb5 genome includes a region encoding these proteins:
- a CDS encoding TrmB family transcriptional regulator: MVVSRETLEALQNLGLTDYETRTYVALNSLISGTATEISQASQVPRSRIYSILKSLASKGFLEIGKGKPLCFTVVPPHEIFERNRKEMKMKMERAEAELNVIYENQIPQVPAPIWILHGPDKIVKKELEIISRAKESLFIMGGLMFPDEPLKLKEPLQKSFKRGVNTRILTSPACKTDDVEVPTMKILEELPVDIKFFPVPYIKLVVRDRQEMLIAFCKLSGEVALSSTAIGIWNQYAEFVDTITGIYDFIWNMDFFSQAFHHQRSLNDK, from the coding sequence ATGGTGGTAAGTAGAGAAACACTGGAAGCATTGCAGAATTTAGGACTCACTGACTATGAAACCAGGACTTATGTGGCTTTAAATTCTTTAATATCTGGAACTGCAACTGAGATCAGCCAGGCATCACAGGTCCCCCGATCCAGAATCTACAGTATCCTTAAAAGCCTGGCCAGTAAGGGTTTTCTGGAAATAGGGAAGGGAAAACCCCTGTGCTTCACGGTGGTTCCTCCCCACGAAATTTTTGAAAGGAATAGAAAGGAAATGAAAATGAAAATGGAACGTGCTGAGGCCGAGTTGAACGTGATCTACGAAAATCAGATCCCCCAGGTTCCGGCTCCCATCTGGATTCTCCACGGGCCAGATAAGATAGTGAAAAAGGAACTGGAAATCATTTCCCGAGCTAAAGAATCCTTATTCATAATGGGTGGGCTCATGTTTCCGGATGAACCTCTGAAACTTAAAGAACCTCTTCAAAAAAGCTTTAAGAGGGGGGTTAACACCAGGATACTGACTTCACCGGCCTGTAAGACCGATGATGTGGAAGTTCCCACCATGAAGATCCTGGAAGAGTTGCCGGTGGATATCAAGTTTTTCCCAGTTCCTTACATAAAACTGGTAGTTAGAGATAGACAGGAGATGTTGATAGCTTTCTGCAAATTATCGGGAGAGGTGGCTCTTTCTAGTACTGCCATAGGTATATGGAACCAGTATGCCGAGTTTGTAGATACCATAACCGGGATCTATGATTTCATATGGAACATGGACTTTTTCAGTCAGGCTTTCCATCACCAAAGGTCTTTAAATGATAAATAG
- a CDS encoding HypC/HybG/HupF family hydrogenase formation chaperone produces the protein MCIAAPAQIVEIKDNVATVDFGGVRQQAKLDLVSDVDVGRYVLVHSGYAIEVLSDQEAQESLEAWGELLKIMDEEGTEKENNQ, from the coding sequence GTGTGTATAGCAGCACCAGCCCAGATAGTGGAAATTAAAGATAATGTGGCTACTGTAGATTTTGGTGGAGTAAGGCAACAGGCTAAGCTGGACTTAGTCAGTGATGTCGACGTTGGCCGTTACGTTCTGGTTCATTCCGGATATGCAATAGAAGTTTTATCCGATCAGGAGGCTCAGGAATCCCTGGAAGCTTGGGGTGAGCTTTTAAAAATTATGGATGAAGAAGGCACCGAAAAAGAAAACAACCAGTAG
- a CDS encoding NAD(P)/FAD-dependent oxidoreductase, producing the protein MKMVIIGGGPAGRSAAMEAAQLDAEVTLIEKEHVGGTCLHEGCMVVCGFNDVVRFHEDSKNYQKLGIISQEHSIDYSEVTRGIKQITGKIANILKHETQQTGAELVMGEATIREGMVEVNGDEYPYDKLLIATGSRPFIPPVPGVAHASTYKNVLDWKEIPPNLNIVGSGVIATEFAGIFSSLGSKVKILCRNQFLSNIDPEFRDYIVKHLLPGVQIQENVQVQEITPEGASTSQGPVEGKVFLATGMIPNSEIVDGMVEIGSKKEIVVNEQMKTTNPSIYAAGDVVGTVGNTPVARREGVIAARNACDVSATMDYRLIPQSITLYYPVSFIDSGVENSEDEFDVRIRGSAGPGSFWHALDGETGFTKISSDLETSEITRVSSISPASRTSIPYLAKMVKDGYKTADFDDFIETHPSTDAIYKLLHFLSKYG; encoded by the coding sequence ATGAAAATGGTAATTATTGGAGGAGGACCAGCCGGTCGCAGCGCAGCAATGGAAGCAGCACAACTGGATGCAGAAGTCACCCTGATTGAAAAGGAACATGTGGGTGGGACCTGTCTCCACGAGGGATGTATGGTGGTTTGCGGCTTCAACGATGTGGTAAGGTTTCACGAGGACTCGAAAAATTACCAGAAACTGGGTATAATCTCCCAGGAACACTCCATTGATTACTCGGAAGTGACCCGGGGGATAAAACAGATCACCGGGAAAATAGCAAATATTTTAAAACACGAAACCCAGCAAACCGGGGCAGAATTGGTAATGGGCGAAGCAACCATCAGGGAGGGGATGGTGGAAGTTAATGGAGATGAGTACCCCTACGACAAACTCTTAATCGCCACTGGCTCCCGGCCGTTTATACCTCCAGTTCCGGGTGTGGCACACGCTTCAACCTATAAAAATGTTCTGGATTGGAAAGAAATTCCTCCAAACCTTAACATAGTGGGGAGTGGAGTGATTGCCACCGAATTTGCAGGTATATTCTCCTCACTGGGCAGTAAAGTTAAAATACTATGCCGCAACCAGTTTTTAAGCAACATTGATCCAGAATTTAGGGATTACATTGTAAAACACCTTCTCCCGGGTGTCCAAATCCAGGAAAATGTGCAGGTACAGGAAATAACACCCGAAGGAGCATCAACATCTCAGGGTCCTGTGGAAGGGAAGGTATTTTTGGCCACAGGCATGATTCCTAATTCGGAAATAGTGGATGGTATGGTAGAAATCGGTTCTAAAAAAGAAATTGTAGTCAATGAACAGATGAAAACCACTAATCCTTCAATTTACGCAGCAGGAGATGTGGTGGGCACCGTGGGTAACACTCCGGTGGCCCGTAGGGAAGGGGTGATCGCAGCCAGGAACGCCTGTGACGTATCAGCTACCATGGACTACCGTCTGATACCCCAATCCATAACCCTGTACTATCCAGTCAGTTTCATTGATTCAGGTGTAGAAAACTCAGAAGATGAATTCGATGTCCGTATCCGTGGTTCTGCCGGCCCGGGATCATTTTGGCATGCCCTGGATGGGGAAACCGGGTTCACCAAAATATCATCAGACCTTGAAACCAGTGAAATAACCCGGGTATCGTCAATTTCTCCGGCATCTCGCACCAGCATTCCTTATCTGGCCAAGATGGTGAAAGATGGTTATAAAACCGCAGATTTTGATGATTTTATTGAAACTCATCCTTCAACTGATGCTATTTACAAATTACTCCATTTTCTGTCGAAATATGGATAG
- a CDS encoding DUF11 domain-containing protein: MEKKISLLLLVVVFSLAAAGTVSAVDGSTDGSSLTTALNDSNNDSSALPDPRLYDENGNLVGSYTTIQQAYSNAATGTSTQMYTIELEENGVFTLTDFTIAKNLIFTVANGGTATIQGSNNRLVYIAPGYTVYFYNITFQNGHASDGTTFHPDGYNGGAIYNEGTLYLTDCVLRNNQAGDGGAWDYGGIGGNGGAIYNTGSATLTNCEIYDNRAGDGTDGNALTHSNGYNGGNGGAIYSTGTLNIFNSEMYNNRAGNGGDGVILGDGGNGGNGGAIYNTATMTITDSEIHNNFAGDAGAGGYQVIIGGTGGTGGNGGAIYNTGTATITDSQINSNTAGDGGSGADGSDGLLSNGYTGHNGGVGGSGGAIYNSNHLEIYGTEISDNEAGNGGEGGNGGNSGENGFHPYTGGNGGQGGAGGNGGGVFNSNYLLLNESAVTSNRSGNGGTGGNGGQGSDRWRYYSTQIWNWVYVPSGNGGNGGNGGVSGSGAGIYHNGTYLIVTSNNLTNNIIGNPGNGGFGGLKGTGTGGTNGNPGNAGSSGAGGAVFLRTNIASPQINYNRILNNTLPDIASYNGISVSAENNWWGTNFENSSPSAAGRVSAGVDANPWVILRLIVPNPIYNGIPVQIIGDLTQNSDGNPVGGYIPNGVEAIFTATRGTVNTPQYTLNGEAPTNYSPTSSGMATFTVTVDDQTVTVNQNVEPRAVLDFTKSVSDSTPNYGDLIHFIITVQNSGPDVTDVSIHDLLPEGLVYQSHTLNAGEYDPTTGLWIITGLSSSTGGVYLDILALVNATGFFNNTATLTQSVYPQDEVNRSATLNVDPASLVSVDITDNTVNHQADVGDNVTYTITVHNAGPDNATNVVLTSVLPAGLDFVSASDGGIYDPLTRTITWAAFNLNYGAPDVIRTFVAKVNAEMAGVPAGIVNTANATYTEYPSTANGTNTAIHVPLASLYINSWASKNNPVVGENITLTFKVGNNGPDTARNVVFTLPIPVGMEYVDVLFVDQGTVTYDPVSRTITWTLGDVVVGDPTLQIRVKVLSAGNFVFTPRLTTDTYDLNTHIQSITVNAQEDPVVVNGATNTIGMQNTGAPIAQLILAVLMVLGGLFVSKRQ, encoded by the coding sequence TTGGAAAAAAAAATTAGTTTACTTCTTTTAGTAGTGGTATTTTCACTAGCAGCTGCCGGAACTGTTTCTGCGGTAGATGGATCAACTGATGGATCATCACTCACAACTGCTTTGAATGATTCCAACAATGACTCTTCAGCTTTACCCGATCCCAGATTGTACGATGAAAATGGAAATCTGGTAGGTTCCTATACCACGATCCAACAAGCCTACAGTAACGCTGCAACTGGTACCAGTACACAGATGTATACCATTGAACTGGAAGAAAATGGAGTATTCACGCTAACTGACTTTACAATCGCCAAAAACCTCATATTTACCGTGGCCAACGGTGGAACCGCAACTATCCAGGGTTCTAACAATAGACTGGTCTACATTGCACCAGGTTACACCGTGTACTTCTACAACATCACTTTCCAAAATGGTCATGCTTCTGATGGAACCACATTCCATCCTGACGGATACAATGGTGGTGCAATCTACAATGAAGGTACACTGTACCTTACTGACTGTGTCCTGAGAAATAACCAGGCTGGAGATGGTGGTGCCTGGGATTACGGAGGTATTGGTGGAAACGGTGGAGCAATCTACAACACCGGAAGTGCAACCCTAACCAACTGTGAGATCTACGATAACCGGGCCGGAGATGGTACTGATGGAAATGCACTTACTCATTCCAATGGATATAACGGAGGTAACGGTGGAGCAATCTACAGTACCGGAACCCTCAACATATTCAACAGCGAAATGTACAATAACCGTGCCGGTAACGGTGGAGACGGTGTGATATTAGGTGATGGAGGTAATGGTGGTAACGGTGGAGCAATCTACAACACCGCAACCATGACCATAACTGATAGTGAAATTCATAACAACTTTGCTGGTGATGCTGGTGCCGGGGGTTACCAAGTGATCATTGGAGGTACCGGTGGAACTGGTGGAAACGGTGGAGCAATCTACAACACCGGAACTGCAACCATAACCGACTCTCAAATCAATTCCAACACCGCTGGAGACGGTGGGAGTGGAGCTGATGGAAGTGATGGATTATTAAGTAATGGTTACACCGGACACAATGGAGGTGTGGGTGGTTCTGGTGGAGCAATCTACAACTCTAACCACCTGGAAATCTACGGCACTGAAATCTCCGACAATGAAGCTGGTAACGGTGGAGAAGGTGGAAACGGTGGAAATTCCGGTGAAAACGGATTCCATCCATACACTGGTGGAAACGGTGGCCAGGGCGGTGCCGGTGGAAACGGTGGTGGAGTCTTCAACTCCAACTATCTACTCCTCAATGAATCCGCAGTAACTTCCAACCGAAGTGGAAACGGAGGTACTGGTGGAAACGGTGGCCAGGGTAGTGACCGGTGGAGATATTATTCAACTCAAATATGGAATTGGGTATACGTCCCTTCAGGTAACGGTGGAAACGGCGGAAACGGTGGAGTATCTGGCTCTGGAGCTGGAATCTACCACAATGGAACCTACTTAATCGTTACCAGTAACAACCTAACCAACAACATCATTGGAAATCCTGGTAACGGAGGATTTGGAGGTTTAAAAGGAACCGGAACCGGCGGGACTAATGGAAATCCAGGTAATGCTGGGTCCAGTGGTGCCGGTGGTGCAGTTTTCCTGAGAACCAACATAGCATCACCCCAGATAAATTACAACCGAATCCTGAACAACACCTTACCCGATATTGCCAGTTACAATGGAATAAGTGTAAGCGCTGAAAACAACTGGTGGGGTACTAACTTTGAAAACAGCAGTCCATCTGCTGCAGGAAGAGTATCCGCTGGAGTGGACGCTAATCCCTGGGTAATACTACGCCTAATTGTACCTAACCCCATCTACAATGGTATACCTGTACAGATCATAGGTGACCTTACCCAGAACAGTGATGGTAACCCCGTGGGTGGATACATCCCTAATGGTGTTGAAGCTATTTTTACGGCAACCAGAGGAACTGTTAACACTCCACAGTATACCCTAAATGGTGAAGCACCAACGAATTACTCGCCAACGTCTTCCGGAATGGCTACATTCACTGTAACCGTGGATGATCAAACTGTAACCGTTAATCAGAATGTAGAACCACGGGCAGTTTTAGATTTCACCAAATCAGTGTCTGACAGCACTCCGAACTACGGCGATCTGATTCACTTCATAATAACGGTGCAGAACAGTGGCCCGGATGTAACTGATGTAAGTATCCATGACCTCTTACCAGAAGGCCTGGTTTACCAGTCCCACACACTCAATGCTGGAGAATATGATCCCACCACTGGATTGTGGATTATAACTGGTTTATCAAGTTCCACTGGTGGAGTTTATCTGGACATCTTAGCCCTGGTCAACGCCACCGGATTCTTTAACAACACGGCTACACTGACCCAGTCAGTTTATCCCCAGGATGAGGTTAACCGGAGCGCCACCCTGAATGTGGATCCAGCATCACTGGTCTCTGTGGACATAACTGACAACACCGTGAACCATCAGGCTGATGTGGGTGATAATGTAACCTACACCATAACCGTACACAATGCTGGTCCAGATAACGCCACCAACGTGGTTTTAACCAGCGTGTTACCAGCCGGCCTAGACTTTGTATCAGCCAGCGATGGTGGAATCTACGACCCACTGACCCGGACCATAACCTGGGCTGCATTCAACCTTAACTACGGAGCACCGGATGTTATCCGAACCTTTGTGGCTAAAGTAAACGCAGAAATGGCTGGTGTCCCTGCAGGCATAGTTAACACTGCCAACGCAACTTACACCGAATACCCATCCACTGCCAACGGTACCAACACCGCTATTCACGTGCCCCTGGCTAGTCTTTACATAAACAGCTGGGCCAGTAAAAACAACCCCGTTGTGGGTGAAAACATAACCCTCACCTTCAAGGTGGGTAACAATGGACCAGACACTGCCCGGAATGTGGTATTTACCTTACCCATACCAGTAGGAATGGAGTACGTGGATGTGCTCTTTGTGGACCAGGGAACAGTTACCTACGACCCGGTAAGCAGAACCATAACCTGGACACTGGGAGATGTGGTGGTAGGAGATCCTACCTTACAGATTAGGGTTAAAGTACTCAGTGCAGGAAACTTTGTTTTCACACCAAGGCTTACCACTGATACCTACGACCTCAACACTCACATCCAGAGCATAACTGTAAATGCCCAGGAAGACCCAGTAGTGGTAAATGGTGCAACTAACACCATTGGTATGCAAAACACCGGAGCTCCAATAGCACAGTTAATATTAGCCGTGTTAATGGTTTTAGGTGGATTGTTCGTGTCAAAACGCCAATAA
- a CDS encoding cell wall biosynthesis protein produces the protein MNIGVNSSLTLLIIAFFLSLILTPLFQKLFTGIGGNLYTPIRGGTPRAVGIAPLIVLLLFFPPPGNYLIGLIGFFAFIDDIIGRKRIEGLPFELGQLSRGIGMLLVMVIGYFFFGPVSILIALMVQPLNIADMQPGTATSTVIVMSTLMAILLYLTTGNPYSLALIILAVVLGYAPLDYQGKIMMGEVGNHSFAVGLGIIYTLLGINVAHFYGLGNLGVFLVVLVLLLVTSFLIAFLRRENLKNFLENNLQIQNPGFGDLLMDVLTGGGLGDLLRGIILKQRQITIKHKFLIILGLRRFFYNPHTT, from the coding sequence ATGAACATTGGAGTAAATTCAAGCCTAACCCTTTTGATAATAGCCTTCTTTCTCTCACTTATTTTAACCCCCTTATTCCAGAAGCTGTTCACTGGAATAGGTGGCAACCTTTACACACCTATACGAGGTGGAACTCCTCGTGCTGTGGGAATAGCCCCCCTGATAGTTCTTTTATTATTTTTCCCACCCCCAGGGAACTATTTAATAGGGTTGATTGGTTTTTTTGCCTTTATAGATGACATAATTGGTAGAAAAAGGATTGAAGGGCTTCCATTCGAGCTGGGTCAACTCTCAAGAGGCATAGGGATGCTCCTGGTCATGGTAATTGGATATTTCTTCTTTGGCCCGGTTTCTATCCTCATTGCCCTGATGGTCCAGCCCCTGAACATTGCCGACATGCAACCAGGTACTGCGACCTCCACCGTGATAGTAATGAGTACTCTAATGGCCATTCTCCTCTACCTTACCACTGGAAATCCTTATTCCCTGGCACTGATTATACTGGCCGTAGTTCTGGGATATGCCCCACTGGATTATCAGGGAAAGATAATGATGGGCGAAGTGGGTAATCATTCCTTTGCCGTGGGTTTAGGAATAATTTACACCCTACTGGGAATCAATGTAGCCCATTTCTATGGATTGGGAAATTTAGGAGTATTTTTAGTGGTACTGGTTCTCTTATTAGTTACTTCATTCCTTATAGCATTCTTAAGACGTGAAAATCTTAAAAACTTCCTGGAAAATAATCTCCAAATCCAAAATCCCGGATTCGGGGATTTACTTATGGATGTTCTGACTGGAGGGGGTTTAGGGGATCTTTTGCGTGGAATTATACTTAAACAAAGGCAGATAACAATAAAACACAAATTTTTAATTATTTTAGGTTTAAGAAGGTTTTTCTATAATCCCCACACCACTTGA
- a CDS encoding ABC transporter ATP-binding protein — MNQQSELAIETRGLSKQYGNFTAVNHLDLKVKKGEIYGLLGPNGAGKTTLIKMLCSILHSTSGDARILGEEIPDGNVVPRIGYMPQETGVYMGLTVDQNLKFYGRVFNLDKEEMEKREDELLKFVALEDWKHEMVENLSGGMKHRVSLACTLIHQPELLFLDEPTVGVDPELRVSFWNYFYQLRQRGVTILLTTHYMDEARNCDRIGFMQHGHLIAEDTPSKLLEESRTDSLEDAFLMFSRSDKKSGDGVLK, encoded by the coding sequence ATGAATCAACAAAGTGAACTGGCCATAGAAACAAGGGGGCTCAGCAAACAGTATGGAAACTTCACCGCAGTTAATCATCTGGATCTGAAAGTGAAAAAAGGAGAAATCTATGGTCTTTTAGGCCCCAATGGTGCGGGAAAAACCACTCTTATTAAAATGCTGTGCAGCATTCTACATTCTACCAGTGGAGATGCCCGGATTCTGGGAGAAGAGATACCCGATGGAAATGTAGTCCCCCGTATTGGGTACATGCCCCAGGAAACTGGTGTTTACATGGGACTTACCGTGGATCAGAACCTCAAATTCTACGGGAGGGTATTCAACCTGGATAAGGAGGAAATGGAAAAAAGAGAGGATGAACTTTTAAAATTCGTGGCCCTGGAGGACTGGAAACATGAAATGGTGGAGAACCTCAGTGGAGGGATGAAACACCGGGTTTCCTTAGCCTGCACCCTCATACACCAGCCGGAGTTACTGTTTCTGGATGAACCCACCGTAGGGGTTGATCCCGAGCTGAGGGTATCCTTCTGGAACTACTTCTACCAGTTACGCCAAAGAGGGGTAACCATCCTCCTCACCACTCATTACATGGACGAAGCCCGTAACTGTGACCGCATAGGCTTCATGCAGCACGGTCACCTCATAGCCGAGGATACCCCCTCAAAACTCCTGGAAGAAAGTAGAACTGATTCCCTGGAGGATGCCTTCCTGATGTTCTCCCGGAGTGATAAAAAATCAGGGGATGGGGTGTTAAAATGA
- a CDS encoding glycosyltransferase — protein sequence MKALFVVTGRGIGGDAVTALNIARALEKYDVDCEFALDHSAPGLLLKKHNLPWHRISIPQAGGHAATKKTLAKAAVKTSKAAVEAARLIRKVHPHVVVGVIGGGAVVGCLGAKMAGVPSVGILITPTDAKVCTKITTTVALPESNLFQMDLNDENIHKAYSPVDPTIVVGDKEKALELLPPEFDETRPTILLSSGSTLFEKMARGAAALGKSGIDANILVVGAPLEEEYRDLLKEDNIMYLEYIDWIRDLYKVVDLAVLTDDGMMIQEAIACQLPIIALLGVKYGRYHNLAEIFKGAVLESQLEDIVPVTRESFNRLDELKENALKYSADVLNASDNIARIIYDKMKNE from the coding sequence ATGAAAGCACTGTTTGTAGTTACCGGAAGAGGAATTGGCGGGGATGCAGTTACCGCCCTTAATATAGCCCGTGCTCTTGAAAAGTACGATGTTGATTGTGAATTTGCACTGGATCACAGTGCACCGGGTTTACTGTTGAAAAAACATAACCTGCCCTGGCACCGGATCAGTATTCCCCAGGCCGGAGGCCACGCTGCCACCAAAAAAACACTGGCCAAGGCTGCGGTTAAAACATCCAAAGCAGCAGTAGAAGCAGCTCGCCTCATAAGAAAAGTGCATCCCCACGTAGTAGTAGGTGTAATTGGAGGGGGAGCCGTGGTAGGATGTTTAGGGGCCAAGATGGCCGGAGTTCCTTCGGTAGGTATTCTAATAACCCCTACCGATGCCAAGGTGTGTACTAAAATAACCACCACAGTGGCTCTTCCCGAATCCAACCTTTTCCAGATGGACTTAAATGATGAAAACATTCATAAAGCTTATTCTCCAGTGGATCCCACCATAGTAGTGGGAGATAAGGAAAAGGCACTGGAATTACTACCCCCAGAATTTGATGAAACCCGCCCCACCATTCTCTTATCCTCCGGCTCCACATTGTTTGAAAAAATGGCTCGAGGAGCAGCAGCACTGGGTAAAAGTGGTATTGATGCCAATATCCTGGTGGTTGGAGCACCCCTGGAAGAAGAATACCGGGACCTCCTTAAAGAGGATAACATCATGTACCTGGAGTACATTGACTGGATCCGGGACCTCTATAAAGTGGTGGATCTGGCGGTGCTCACCGATGATGGTATGATGATCCAGGAAGCTATCGCCTGCCAGTTACCTATCATCGCTCTTTTAGGAGTTAAATACGGACGTTATCATAATCTGGCCGAGATTTTTAAGGGAGCAGTGCTGGAAAGCCAGCTGGAAGACATAGTCCCGGTTACCAGGGAGTCGTTTAATAGACTGGATGAACTGAAGGAAAACGCCCTTAAATACAGTGCAGATGTTTTGAATGCTTCCGATAACATAGCTCGCATTATATATGATAAAATGAAAAATGAATGA
- a CDS encoding mRNA surveillance protein pelota — protein sequence MRIVHQDAKRGIIELFPETLDDLWHLSHIIEPGDMVSSRTTRRIQDTTGERLRSDRGIKKTFFMGIRVESINFHKYTGKLRAKGVIEKGPEDLVSLGSHHTLDLKLNNSVKIQKERWSRWHRKRIKEAIEASKIPKALVVVIEDDNADMGILRQYGVEYYGPIIGGISGKRMVQKNRQQVINNFYEEIVSTIKKFEGIEGMVIAGPGFGKNDFYQFISQKYPDIACISRLESTGAGGRSGIHEVLQKGILEEMATEGRIAQEIRMMARVLEEIGKGSHLVTYGKKEVKTAAEAGAIEELLVIDELLREEDVEKIMDLAENLGGKVMVLSSEHDGGKQLSALGGLAALLRYALK from the coding sequence ATGCGCATAGTTCATCAAGATGCCAAAAGAGGAATTATCGAACTATTTCCAGAAACTCTGGATGATCTCTGGCACCTTTCTCACATTATAGAACCAGGAGATATGGTTTCATCTCGAACCACCCGTCGTATACAGGATACCACTGGAGAACGCTTGCGCAGTGACCGTGGTATTAAAAAAACATTTTTCATGGGCATACGGGTGGAGAGTATTAACTTCCACAAGTATACTGGGAAACTACGGGCTAAAGGAGTTATTGAGAAGGGGCCGGAAGACCTGGTTTCTCTGGGCTCACATCACACCCTGGATTTGAAGCTCAATAACTCGGTGAAGATACAGAAGGAAAGATGGTCACGATGGCACCGGAAAAGGATCAAAGAAGCCATAGAAGCCTCTAAAATTCCAAAGGCACTGGTGGTGGTAATTGAGGATGATAATGCCGATATGGGTATCCTCCGCCAGTACGGGGTGGAATATTACGGGCCGATAATTGGAGGGATCTCCGGGAAGAGAATGGTGCAGAAAAACCGGCAACAGGTTATTAACAATTTTTACGAGGAAATCGTGAGCACCATTAAGAAGTTTGAGGGAATTGAAGGAATGGTCATTGCCGGGCCTGGGTTCGGTAAAAATGATTTTTATCAGTTTATAAGCCAGAAATATCCGGATATTGCCTGTATTTCCCGGCTGGAAAGCACTGGGGCTGGGGGAAGGTCCGGGATCCATGAAGTGTTGCAGAAGGGTATTCTGGAAGAGATGGCCACCGAGGGCCGTATAGCACAGGAAATACGGATGATGGCCCGGGTTTTGGAGGAGATTGGGAAAGGTTCCCACCTGGTGACCTACGGGAAAAAGGAAGTTAAAACCGCTGCCGAAGCTGGTGCCATAGAGGAATTGCTGGTTATCGATGAATTACTGCGAGAAGAAGATGTGGAGAAGATCATGGACCTGGCTGAAAACCTGGGGGGAAAGGTCATGGTTTTAAGCAGCGAACATGATGGTGGGAAGCAGTTAAGTGCTTTAGGCGGATTAGCAGCCTTATTAAGGTATGCATTGAAATAA
- a CDS encoding ABC transporter permease, with product MKFYRIMAVSRRVFRDVVNDKRSLAMLFLAPIFAMCVFGLAFSGDVEDVNVVIVNQDQGYTPPLGNTTYLSQTIISHLDTKVLNIQTMDNVEQARQQVMDGKTSAVIIFPENFTRNALVATKNASSGSSAEIIIQGDDTIPNIKNAILKSVSDAITETMSEEGVNSPLKVTSEPIYGQDAEFIDFFVPGILAFVVYLLTTILTLITFVGERTSGTLERVLASPVTEGEVVTGYAITFGTLGVIQVTILLVIALVVFNIIVVGNVLLAFLAVAILAITCQALGILLSSLAKRPEQAIQFFPFVVLPAFLLSGVFWPIQAIPEWLRPFSYLVPPTYAVDACRAVMLKGWGLEKIWPDLAALVIFAILFLGLAVWSLKRGKK from the coding sequence ATGAAATTTTATCGTATAATGGCGGTTAGCCGCCGTGTATTCCGTGACGTGGTCAATGACAAGCGTAGTCTGGCCATGCTGTTTCTGGCCCCCATCTTTGCCATGTGTGTCTTTGGACTGGCTTTCAGTGGTGATGTGGAAGATGTGAATGTGGTAATTGTCAACCAGGACCAGGGATACACCCCACCTCTGGGAAACACCACCTACCTCTCCCAGACCATAATCTCTCACCTGGACACCAAGGTCTTGAATATCCAGACCATGGATAATGTGGAACAGGCCCGCCAGCAGGTTATGGATGGTAAAACATCAGCGGTGATCATATTCCCGGAGAATTTCACCCGGAACGCCCTAGTGGCCACCAAAAATGCATCCTCGGGAAGCAGTGCCGAGATCATAATTCAGGGTGATGACACCATTCCCAACATTAAAAATGCCATACTTAAATCAGTCAGTGATGCCATTACCGAAACCATGTCTGAGGAAGGGGTGAATTCACCACTTAAAGTTACCTCTGAACCCATTTATGGTCAGGATGCCGAGTTCATTGATTTCTTTGTACCGGGGATTCTGGCCTTCGTGGTTTACCTCCTCACCACCATCCTAACCCTCATCACCTTTGTGGGGGAGAGGACCAGCGGCACCCTGGAACGTGTACTGGCCAGCCCGGTTACTGAGGGAGAAGTGGTGACTGGTTATGCTATTACCTTCGGTACCCTGGGTGTTATACAGGTAACAATACTCCTGGTGATTGCCCTGGTGGTATTTAATATAATAGTGGTGGGAAACGTGCTCCTGGCCTTCCTGGCAGTTGCTATACTGGCCATCACCTGCCAGGCACTGGGAATACTCCTATCCAGTCTGGCTAAACGGCCAGAACAGGCCATACAATTTTTCCCCTTTGTGGTGCTGCCAGCATTCCTCCTTTCAGGAGTATTCTGGCCAATACAGGCAATACCTGAATGGTTAAGGCCCTTTTCTTACTTGGTACCTCCCACCTATGCCGTGGATGCCTGCCGGGCAGTGATGCTCAAGGGTTGGGGTCTGGAAAAGATTTGGCCTGATCTAGCTGCCCTGGTAATATTTGCCATACTGTTCCTGGGCCTGGCTGTATGGTCCCTGAAACGAGGGAAGAAATAA